One part of the Numenius arquata chromosome 24, bNumArq3.hap1.1, whole genome shotgun sequence genome encodes these proteins:
- the BRPF3 gene encoding bromodomain and PHD finger-containing protein 3 isoform X1, whose product MRKPRRRSRQNLEGRRSPSPYSLKCSPTRETLTYAQAQRIVEVDIDGRLHRISIYDPLKIITEDELTAQDITECNSNKENSEQPLFPSKSKKTPSKGKKKEPCSKHAPGTSLHLPQPNFRVVDFFSQPDAPPLPAAYYRYIEKPPEDLDVEVEYDMDEEDLAWLEMVNEKRRDDGYGTVSADTFELLVDRLEKESYLESRNNGAQQSLIDEDAFCCVCMDDECHNSNVILFCDICNLAVHQECYGVPYIPEGQWLCRCCLQSPSRPVDCVLCPNKGGAFKQTSDGRWAHVVCAIWIPEVCFANTVFLEPIEGISDIPPARWKLTCYICKQKGMGAAIQCHKVNCYTAFHVTCAQRAGLFMKIEPMRETSINGTTFTVRKTAFCESHSPPGMVKKGAPAASGEGREDTVKEEGEEEANCGPPKGSLKKSQVKLKQKIKKEPGDMTNGRSSVPMVTVAQIPSYRLNKICSGLSLQRKNQFMQRLHNYWLLKRQARNGVPLIRRLHSHLQSQRNAEQKEQDEKTSAVKEELKYWQKLRHDLERARLLIELIRKREKLKREQVKVQQAAMELQLTPFNVLLRTTLDLLQEKDAAQIFAEPVNLNEVPDYLEFISNPMDFSTMRRKLESHLYRTLDEFEEDFNLIVTNCMRYNAKDTIFHRAAVRLRDLGGAILRHARRQAENIGFDTDVGIHLPESPKTEDFYRFSWEDVDNILLPENRAHLSLEAQLKELLEKLDMVSTMRSSGARTRRIRLLRREINSVRQKLAQQQNKTMPNGESVPQEEGLDKSSREGDEEGDKADDAKPPHPPTLEPTGPAPSLSELDSLQDPPTLKPISESKSLNQLQKKVMSDREIFEKKALQRESQAFQRLLSDNGLNGLALPPTDTPSSPPFSGVGRRTSVLFKKAKNGVKLQRGLDCSLENGEDHGERPARKRPQGRTCSESDGEKSPRQAGQRAVTNGFAKHPESGSDSECSSGLGGGLGFEACSGLMPPKRSRGKPALSRVPFLEGVNGDSDYSGSGRTLLMSLESQAELEPLELVWAKCRGYPSYPALIIDPKMPREGLLHNGVPIPVPPLDVLKLGEQRQREAGEKLFLVLFFDNKRTWQWLPRDKVYPLGVDDTVDKLKMLEGRKTSIRKSVQVAYDRAMIHMSRVRGDHPFVTSSYL is encoded by the exons ATGAGGAAGCCTCGGAGGAGGTCCCGGCAGAACTTGGAGGGGAGACGTTCTCCCTCGCCCTACAGTCTCAAGTGCTCACCGACTCGGGAGACTCTGACCTACGCTCAGGCCCAGCGGATCGTGGAGGTAGACATCGATGGGCGGCTTCATCGCATCAGCATCTACGATCCCTTAAAAATCATCACAGAGGACGAGCTGACTGCCCAGGACATCACAGAGTGCAACAGCAACAAGGAAAACAGCGAGCAGCCCCttttcccttccaaatctaaGAAAACACCttccaaaggcaaaaagaaagagcCCTGCTCCAAACATGCACCGGGGACGTCTTTACACTTGCCCCAGCCCAATTTCCGCGTGGTGGACTTCTTTAGCCAGCCCGatgccccacctctccctgccgcCTACTACAGGTATATCGAAAAGCCTCCTGAGGACCTGGACGTCGAGGTGGAGTATGACATGGATGAGGAGGATCTGGCGTGGCTGGAAATGGTCAACGAGAAGAGAAGGGACGATGGTTACGGGACAGTTTCTGCTGACACTTTTGAGCTGCTGGTGGACCGGTTGGAAAAGGAGTCGTACCTGGAGAGCCGGAACAACGGGGCTCAGCAGTCCCTCATCGATGAAGACGCCTTCTGCTGCGTCTGCATGGACGATGAGTGTCACAACAGCAACGTCATCCTCTTCTGTGATATCTGCAATCTGGCCGTGCACCAGGAGTGTTACGGCGTGCCCTATATCCCTGAGGGGCAGTGGCTTTGCCGCTGCTGCTTGCAGTCCCCTTCTCGCCCAGTGGATTGTGTCCTTTGCCCCAACAAAGGCGGAGCCTTCAAGCAGACCAGCGATGGCCGCTGGGCTCACGTGGTTTGTGCCATCTGGATCCCAGAGGTCTGCTTTGCAAACACTGTGTTCCTGGAGCCCATCGAAGGGATAAGTGACATCCCCCCGGCTCGGTGGAAGCTCACATGCTATATCTGCAAGCAGAAGGGCATGGGAGCTGCTATCCAGTGCCACAAGGTGAACTGTTACACTGCCTTCCACGTCACCTGTGCCCAGCGAGCTGGTCTCTTCATGAAGATCGAACCCATGAGAGAAACCAGCATCAATGGCACGACGTTCACCGTGCGCAAGACTGCCTTTTGTGAGAGTCATTCCCCACCTGGGATGGTGAAAAAAGGGGCTCCAGCTGCCAGTGGTGAGGGGCGGGAGGACActgtgaaggaggagggagaggaggaagccaATTGTGGCCCTCCCAAAGGGTCTCTGAAAAAGAGCCAAGTGAAATTGAAGCAGAAAATCAAAAAGGAGCCAGGTGACATGACCAACGGGCGTTCGTCTGTGCCCATGGTGACAGTCGCACAAATCCCCTCTTACAG GCTGAACAAAATCTGCAGCGGCCTCTCCCTCCAGAGGAAGAACCAGTTCATGCAGCGGCTCCACAATTACTGGCTGCTGAAGCGGCAGGCGAGGAACGGGGTGCCCCTCATCCGGCGCCTGCACTCGCACCTCCAGTCCCAGAGGAACGCCGAGCAG AAGGAGCAGGACGAGAAGACCAGCGCAGTGAAGGAAGAGCTGAAGTACTGGCAAAAACTGCGGCATGACTTGGAGAGGGCCCGGCTGCTCATCGAGCTGATCCGCAAGAGGGAAAAACTCAAACGGGAGCAG GTCAAGGTTCAGCAGGCTGCTATGGAGCTACAGCTCACCCCTTTCAACGTCCTTCTGCGCACAACGCTGGACCTGCTGCAGGAGAAGGACGCTGCCCAGATCTTCGCAGAGCCTGTTAACCTGAACGAG GTTCCAGATTACCTGGAATTCATTTCCAACCCAATGGATTTTTCCACCATGAGGCGGAAGCTGGAGTCCCACCTGTACCGAACATTGGATGAGTTTGAGGAAGACTTTAACCTTATAGTTACCAACTGCATGAGGTATAATGCTAAAGACACGATTTTCCACCGAGCAGCTGTCCGGCTCAGAGACCTCGGAGGAGCGATATTGCGTCATGCACGGCGGCAGGCTGAAAACATTGGCTTTGACACTGATGTGGGGATTCACCTGCCCGAGTCACCCAAAACCGAGGACTTTTACCGCTTTTCTTGGGAGGATG TGGATAACATCCTCCTCCCGGAGAACCGGGCTCACCTCTCCTTGGAGGCCcagctgaaggagctgctggagaagctggacatgGTGAGCACCATGCGCTCCAGCGGCGCCCGCACGCGACGCATCCGGCTCCTGAGGCGGGAGATCAACTCCGTTCGGCAGAAACTGGCCCAGCAGCAGAACAAGACCATGCCCAACGGGGAGTCTGTGCCGCAGGAAGAGGGGCTGGATAAATCATCCAGGGAAGGGGACGAGGAAGGGGATAAAG CAGACGATGCCAAGCCCCCACACCCTCCGACCCTGGAGCCCACAGGACCTGCACCCTCCCTCTCAGAGCTGGACTCTCTGCAGGACCCTCCAACGCTCAAACCCATCAGTGAAAGCAAATCCTTGAATCAGCTGCAGAAGAAGGTGATGTCAGACCGGGAGATCTTCGAGAAGAAGGCTCTGCAGCGGGAGAGCCAGGCCTTCCAGCGCCTGCTCAGCGACAATGGCCTCAACGGACTGGCCTTGCCACCCACAGAcaccccttccagtcccccatTCAGTGGTGTGGGCCGACGGACAtctgtcctttttaaaaaagctaagaATGGGGTGAAGCTGCAAAGAGGGCTGGACTGCTCCCTGGAGAATGGGGAGGACCATGGGGAACGACCAGCTCGGAAGCGGCCGCAGGGCAGGACCTGCAGTGAGAGCGATGGAGAGAAGTCGCCCAGGCAGGCGGGACAGAGAG cAGTGACGAACGGCTTCGCGAAGCACCCGGAAAGCGGCTCTGACTCCGAGTGCAGCTCTGGCCTGGGCGGTGGACTGGGGTTTGAAGCCTGCAG TGGTTTGATGCCTCCCAAGCGAAGTCGAGGGAAGCCGGCTCTTTCCCGAGTGCCCTTCCTGGAAGGTGTGAACGGAGACTCCGATTACAGCGGCTCAG GCAGGACTCTTCTGATGTCCCTGGAGAGCCAGGCTGAGCTGGAGCCCCTGGAGCTCGTGTGGGCCAAGTGCCGTGGTTACCCCTCCTACCCTGCCTTG ATAATCGACCCCAAGATGCCGCGCGAGGGTTTGCTTCACAACGgggtccccatccccgtgccccccctGGACGTGTTGAAgctgggggagcagaggcagagagaggCAGGAGAAAAGCTCTTCCTCGTCCTTTTCTTTGACAACAAGAGAACCTG
- the BRPF3 gene encoding bromodomain and PHD finger-containing protein 3 isoform X2, producing MRKPRRRSRQNLEGRRSPSPYSLKCSPTRETLTYAQAQRIVEVDIDGRLHRISIYDPLKIITEDELTAQDITECNSNKENSEQPLFPSKSKKTPSKGKKKEPCSKHAPGTSLHLPQPNFRVVDFFSQPDAPPLPAAYYRYIEKPPEDLDVEVEYDMDEEDLAWLEMVNEKRRDDGYGTVSADTFELLVDRLEKESYLESRNNGAQQSLIDEDAFCCVCMDDECHNSNVILFCDICNLAVHQECYGVPYIPEGQWLCRCCLQSPSRPVDCVLCPNKGGAFKQTSDGRWAHVVCAIWIPEVCFANTVFLEPIEGISDIPPARWKLTCYICKQKGMGAAIQCHKVNCYTAFHVTCAQRAGLFMKIEPMRETSINGTTFTVRKTAFCESHSPPGMVKKGAPAASGEGREDTVKEEGEEEANCGPPKGSLKKSQVKLKQKIKKEPGDMTNGRSSVPMVTVAQIPSYRLNKICSGLSLQRKNQFMQRLHNYWLLKRQARNGVPLIRRLHSHLQSQRNAEQKEQDEKTSAVKEELKYWQKLRHDLERARLLIELIRKREKLKREQVKVQQAAMELQLTPFNVLLRTTLDLLQEKDAAQIFAEPVNLNEVPDYLEFISNPMDFSTMRRKLESHLYRTLDEFEEDFNLIVTNCMRYNAKDTIFHRAAVRLRDLGGAILRHARRQAENIGFDTDVGIHLPESPKTEDFYRFSWEDVDNILLPENRAHLSLEAQLKELLEKLDMVSTMRSSGARTRRIRLLRREINSVRQKLAQQQNKTMPNGESVPQEEGLDKSSREGDEEGDKDDAKPPHPPTLEPTGPAPSLSELDSLQDPPTLKPISESKSLNQLQKKVMSDREIFEKKALQRESQAFQRLLSDNGLNGLALPPTDTPSSPPFSGVGRRTSVLFKKAKNGVKLQRGLDCSLENGEDHGERPARKRPQGRTCSESDGEKSPRQAGQRAVTNGFAKHPESGSDSECSSGLGGGLGFEACSGLMPPKRSRGKPALSRVPFLEGVNGDSDYSGSGRTLLMSLESQAELEPLELVWAKCRGYPSYPALIIDPKMPREGLLHNGVPIPVPPLDVLKLGEQRQREAGEKLFLVLFFDNKRTWQWLPRDKVYPLGVDDTVDKLKMLEGRKTSIRKSVQVAYDRAMIHMSRVRGDHPFVTSSYL from the exons ATGAGGAAGCCTCGGAGGAGGTCCCGGCAGAACTTGGAGGGGAGACGTTCTCCCTCGCCCTACAGTCTCAAGTGCTCACCGACTCGGGAGACTCTGACCTACGCTCAGGCCCAGCGGATCGTGGAGGTAGACATCGATGGGCGGCTTCATCGCATCAGCATCTACGATCCCTTAAAAATCATCACAGAGGACGAGCTGACTGCCCAGGACATCACAGAGTGCAACAGCAACAAGGAAAACAGCGAGCAGCCCCttttcccttccaaatctaaGAAAACACCttccaaaggcaaaaagaaagagcCCTGCTCCAAACATGCACCGGGGACGTCTTTACACTTGCCCCAGCCCAATTTCCGCGTGGTGGACTTCTTTAGCCAGCCCGatgccccacctctccctgccgcCTACTACAGGTATATCGAAAAGCCTCCTGAGGACCTGGACGTCGAGGTGGAGTATGACATGGATGAGGAGGATCTGGCGTGGCTGGAAATGGTCAACGAGAAGAGAAGGGACGATGGTTACGGGACAGTTTCTGCTGACACTTTTGAGCTGCTGGTGGACCGGTTGGAAAAGGAGTCGTACCTGGAGAGCCGGAACAACGGGGCTCAGCAGTCCCTCATCGATGAAGACGCCTTCTGCTGCGTCTGCATGGACGATGAGTGTCACAACAGCAACGTCATCCTCTTCTGTGATATCTGCAATCTGGCCGTGCACCAGGAGTGTTACGGCGTGCCCTATATCCCTGAGGGGCAGTGGCTTTGCCGCTGCTGCTTGCAGTCCCCTTCTCGCCCAGTGGATTGTGTCCTTTGCCCCAACAAAGGCGGAGCCTTCAAGCAGACCAGCGATGGCCGCTGGGCTCACGTGGTTTGTGCCATCTGGATCCCAGAGGTCTGCTTTGCAAACACTGTGTTCCTGGAGCCCATCGAAGGGATAAGTGACATCCCCCCGGCTCGGTGGAAGCTCACATGCTATATCTGCAAGCAGAAGGGCATGGGAGCTGCTATCCAGTGCCACAAGGTGAACTGTTACACTGCCTTCCACGTCACCTGTGCCCAGCGAGCTGGTCTCTTCATGAAGATCGAACCCATGAGAGAAACCAGCATCAATGGCACGACGTTCACCGTGCGCAAGACTGCCTTTTGTGAGAGTCATTCCCCACCTGGGATGGTGAAAAAAGGGGCTCCAGCTGCCAGTGGTGAGGGGCGGGAGGACActgtgaaggaggagggagaggaggaagccaATTGTGGCCCTCCCAAAGGGTCTCTGAAAAAGAGCCAAGTGAAATTGAAGCAGAAAATCAAAAAGGAGCCAGGTGACATGACCAACGGGCGTTCGTCTGTGCCCATGGTGACAGTCGCACAAATCCCCTCTTACAG GCTGAACAAAATCTGCAGCGGCCTCTCCCTCCAGAGGAAGAACCAGTTCATGCAGCGGCTCCACAATTACTGGCTGCTGAAGCGGCAGGCGAGGAACGGGGTGCCCCTCATCCGGCGCCTGCACTCGCACCTCCAGTCCCAGAGGAACGCCGAGCAG AAGGAGCAGGACGAGAAGACCAGCGCAGTGAAGGAAGAGCTGAAGTACTGGCAAAAACTGCGGCATGACTTGGAGAGGGCCCGGCTGCTCATCGAGCTGATCCGCAAGAGGGAAAAACTCAAACGGGAGCAG GTCAAGGTTCAGCAGGCTGCTATGGAGCTACAGCTCACCCCTTTCAACGTCCTTCTGCGCACAACGCTGGACCTGCTGCAGGAGAAGGACGCTGCCCAGATCTTCGCAGAGCCTGTTAACCTGAACGAG GTTCCAGATTACCTGGAATTCATTTCCAACCCAATGGATTTTTCCACCATGAGGCGGAAGCTGGAGTCCCACCTGTACCGAACATTGGATGAGTTTGAGGAAGACTTTAACCTTATAGTTACCAACTGCATGAGGTATAATGCTAAAGACACGATTTTCCACCGAGCAGCTGTCCGGCTCAGAGACCTCGGAGGAGCGATATTGCGTCATGCACGGCGGCAGGCTGAAAACATTGGCTTTGACACTGATGTGGGGATTCACCTGCCCGAGTCACCCAAAACCGAGGACTTTTACCGCTTTTCTTGGGAGGATG TGGATAACATCCTCCTCCCGGAGAACCGGGCTCACCTCTCCTTGGAGGCCcagctgaaggagctgctggagaagctggacatgGTGAGCACCATGCGCTCCAGCGGCGCCCGCACGCGACGCATCCGGCTCCTGAGGCGGGAGATCAACTCCGTTCGGCAGAAACTGGCCCAGCAGCAGAACAAGACCATGCCCAACGGGGAGTCTGTGCCGCAGGAAGAGGGGCTGGATAAATCATCCAGGGAAGGGGACGAGGAAGGGGATAAAG ACGATGCCAAGCCCCCACACCCTCCGACCCTGGAGCCCACAGGACCTGCACCCTCCCTCTCAGAGCTGGACTCTCTGCAGGACCCTCCAACGCTCAAACCCATCAGTGAAAGCAAATCCTTGAATCAGCTGCAGAAGAAGGTGATGTCAGACCGGGAGATCTTCGAGAAGAAGGCTCTGCAGCGGGAGAGCCAGGCCTTCCAGCGCCTGCTCAGCGACAATGGCCTCAACGGACTGGCCTTGCCACCCACAGAcaccccttccagtcccccatTCAGTGGTGTGGGCCGACGGACAtctgtcctttttaaaaaagctaagaATGGGGTGAAGCTGCAAAGAGGGCTGGACTGCTCCCTGGAGAATGGGGAGGACCATGGGGAACGACCAGCTCGGAAGCGGCCGCAGGGCAGGACCTGCAGTGAGAGCGATGGAGAGAAGTCGCCCAGGCAGGCGGGACAGAGAG cAGTGACGAACGGCTTCGCGAAGCACCCGGAAAGCGGCTCTGACTCCGAGTGCAGCTCTGGCCTGGGCGGTGGACTGGGGTTTGAAGCCTGCAG TGGTTTGATGCCTCCCAAGCGAAGTCGAGGGAAGCCGGCTCTTTCCCGAGTGCCCTTCCTGGAAGGTGTGAACGGAGACTCCGATTACAGCGGCTCAG GCAGGACTCTTCTGATGTCCCTGGAGAGCCAGGCTGAGCTGGAGCCCCTGGAGCTCGTGTGGGCCAAGTGCCGTGGTTACCCCTCCTACCCTGCCTTG ATAATCGACCCCAAGATGCCGCGCGAGGGTTTGCTTCACAACGgggtccccatccccgtgccccccctGGACGTGTTGAAgctgggggagcagaggcagagagaggCAGGAGAAAAGCTCTTCCTCGTCCTTTTCTTTGACAACAAGAGAACCTG